The sequence AGTTTCAAAATAGCtcaaaactttttgttttctgcgTTGGAAAGTTTGCACCGTGTTTGCCAGATGAAACGGATCAATATAGCGCactatggtttttttttgttgtggtaACCGGAAACGGGAAGGATGCGGGAAAAAAAGTGACGAATATGCGAACCTGGGTGTAGGGCACGGCGATGCGGAATCGCAAAACGCCACGGCTGTTGTAAAACTGGAGGACGTTGGCGTAGTGATGAAGCCCAGCAGAGGAGCTCTGAACGTGATGGTGACCCCCGAGGCAGAGTAATTCACCATCATTATTCCATTCCATCATGGGAGATGACAGTGGTCCCTTGTTCCAGCAAGGAACGTTTCCACTACCTGAATATCCGTCGgcttcgtcgtcatcatccACCGCGGAACAAGGATGGATGTCGTCGAAACCTTTAATCAAACTCAACCGGCCCCCCACAGTCAGGACGGCCAAGACATGATGTTGATCCTCCACTAATCCCATGGAGAAAAATCCAATATTAAATAGGGGAAACTAAAAACGCGGTCATAAATCTTACCACCATTGGGCATGGAAGAGAGTAAATGGCCATCTGCAGATGTTGTTTGACGTGGTGCGTTAGTTGAAAGCGTCGATGACGTCGGTTCTTCCATTTTAAATCGCGGACAGTTCCACGCCAGCTGACGAATGCCATTGGCAGGTGATGTGTGGTTAGTGCTACTACTCGATATCGAACCAGGCGATATGCTAGTCGGTTCCGACATTTGAATTTGCGCTACGACAGCGCCATTATGCACGTCCAACACGACGATTGATCCACTCGACGTTCCCAGATAAACCTGTTAAacgatttcaaaatgaaatatttttttcaaaagatatttttgaaaaggagAACCTGTTGATCATCAGGGGTCCAAGTTCCGGTGGTAATGATGGACTCTTGGTTGAGTACGGTCGACCAATAGCGCTGTCCAGCAACGGAGCCAACGAGAACGAATCCATCCTATGGGTACAGCAATGCATCAACATCCCAATGCTGTTCATTTAAGCAGTAATAGAGCAAGGACAAGTAAGAAACAGATACGCCCCATAAAAGAGCGGAATTGcacatatataaaaaaaaaaaaaaagatgttagGGAGAAAAAGTCTCCTCTCTGGGGGCTTTTGTTCGAGAAGGAGACCATGATCCAATTTGCGACGCTCTGTCCCTCTTATCGATCTCTCCCACCCTCATGTATCTAGGAGCTTTGACGTCATGATCAATACTTACGTAAAAAGCCTCTCTGTCAACCCATCACACCAAAAGTATCTCCTttccaaccaaaaaaaaaaaaataggggggaGGGCCTTGCGTCGAATGAAAAGCCACCATCATTGACTTTTATTTATCGACAATGAACTTTAttgcgttttcttttacctggtAAGCGATGACTGCCATACGACCGTCGTGCGACCATGAAAAGTGGGTTACCTGTAAAATGTACCAATTAAAAGTCAATCGATACAAAACGTAATGGAAAATTCGATTGTTTAATTTAAATGATTCGTTTACGGGAGTGTTGCGATCGTTGATGAGCTCGATGGACCAGCGGCCTTCGTAGCGGATCCAGACGAAGATGATGCCGGACACGTCGCACGTGGCCAACTTTTGGTACGGCTCGTTCCACCTCACCAAACTTATCTACACAATTCGCCatcataaaaaattaattaatgatCCGTTTCCGCAAAAACACGTAAAAATATTGCGTAATGCTGTTTACCTGAGCTCGATGTCCGCGCAAGTTGTAATTGGTGCGTGGCGGTAACGGAAGGTGTGGCGGAGTCGGCGGCAGACTGCCGGATATTTCATTACCATCTCCCGTCGAATTGGAGACGTTGCGATGAGGTAGTGTGCTCGTAAACGTGACTCCAACAACGCTCCTGTTGTTACCAGCCGCTAACCAGCCCTCTTGATAGTAACTGGTTCGATTCAACTTCCATCCGTGTCCCTTTTTTGAATCAAATTGTCAACAAACAAGCGATCATCATCAAAGGCACCCAAGTACAATATCCCGCTTGATTGAGAAGTACAGCCCCCTTCTACATTCTTAAGGGAGTTCTCTTTAGTGCGGTCCCAATTCGCTCGAGCACACATTTTCAATCAACGTCTTAACGatgaaaaatcaataagactatttttgtttgtaaggaaaatataaaaattagTACAGCCATTAAGGTTGAAAtgttgttttcccttttttgatGATTAAGTCATTCGCTTCAGTAACAATAATCCTCCTCCCAACTCCCCACTGAATGTCCACCCCATCTTTCAATCGACCGTCCTCGTATAAAGCCATTTATACTGAGCGTGTGCTGGCTGTACCGTCGTGCGCGGTCGTTGTATTGATCGGAACTTTGCCCTCCTCCCGAACGTAACCCATGGAAGACTACGTGGTGAAGAAGAACAGGGAAAACTTTTgaggtttttttcttcttcacttcTACTTTGAGCAGTGAAACAAAAGctagcgtgaaaaaaaaaaggaaacaaagagGGACTTTACACTGTTGACCGCCACCTATTTTTACCCGGTTGTTTCGGCTCTCAAGTGGACTGAAAACTAATTAATTAGCCATGTGACACTTACCTCGGGCTGTTCATCGGGGACGCGTCCCATCCACGATAGGGAATTGATGACCGAGTCGCAACGCAGTTGGCTACTAGGCTCCTCAAAATGCAGATGCATCTTGCGATgcaaggaattttttttgcttcggaCGGGAACTTGTTCTTCAGACGCCAGGCAATTCAACAACTCGCACGGTGAACttgatcaataaaaaaaaataaataataattacgGGAACGAGATAACAGGAAACATGTGTAGAGATAACACTAGATACTGATAGAGGATTTAGGACGAGAGTTGACGGGCGACGTACGTGTTGACCCGTCGGCAACTCTGCACAACTACCCGCCGACGCTGTAAACCTGTTCATTTCGGTGCCTTTCACGGTTGAAAAGATCCAGGGGGGTGGGGTGCACGGAAGGGAGGTGGGGAGCCTTCATCCTCTTAAGACGTCGCAAGCGTCGTCGCCGATTCTGCGCATCCAGCGCAAGGACGATAGAAAATTCCGTTGGTCTTTCAGCGACATCTATTATCAACTGAAGCAACTTCAATGCGTTCCGCAATAACATCAATCGTTCATAAATCGTAATTTGTATTctaattaaaataattctcTAAAATGCTTCGTGGAAAGCGCTGAGTATAGGTAATCGGTAAAAAGGATGACAATGCACTTCAAAATCAGCGACATCCACTTCCGTATAGGCCTGCCCATCTGTTAATATGCACCCGAAACTGTTAATAAACGCAGAAGTTGAACAAGTAAACAATGACGACCAACCTTCAAATTCCAAGATGACTTTTTCTGGCAGGATTTCATTAGGTTGATAATTCAGTTGAATGCGAATAATGAAGCTTTTGCTGTTCTCGTCCGATACTCTCACTCGCACCAATACGTTTAACGTATCCTTTGAAAATGTGATGGTCCGATCAACGCTATCTCCGAATTCAGCCTATAAGTAATAAATCGTCAGGTAAGCAAAAGCCTCTCTTACATTTTTTAGAAACAATACTGCAAACCTCGAGCTCCTTGATCTGTTGTTGCCGATTAACGAAACTATCTACCAAGATGGATATATCCCAGACCAGGCGATCAAGAGGTTTGGTTTCATCCATATCTGACATATGGATGGATTCTGGCAAAAAACATTC comes from Daphnia carinata strain CSIRO-1 chromosome 2, CSIRO_AGI_Dcar_HiC_V3, whole genome shotgun sequence and encodes:
- the LOC130686083 gene encoding uncharacterized protein LOC130686083, whose translation is MEAGEEEERSSGGEEDEAAQGTELEQLQSEVTKLRGQLVELELEKEALMKQTRIMEDRQVANWKWIHEATKFSGISVNKCSDKACTFHFHSMYKSTNYQTYAMTVKFTQKGYEVDECFLPESIHMSDMDETKPLDRLVWDISILVDSFVNRQQQIKELEAEFGDSVDRTITFSKDTLNVLVRVRVSDENSKSFIIRIQLNYQPNEILPEKVILEFEDGQAYTEVDVADFEVHCHPFYRLPILSAFHEAF